Part of the Clarias gariepinus isolate MV-2021 ecotype Netherlands chromosome 25, CGAR_prim_01v2, whole genome shotgun sequence genome is shown below.
ggctttaaatggtttagctcccacatacctaaccagtcttctgatacgctacaatccaccacgctccataagatcacaaaactccggacttctggtagttcccggaatttaaaaatctacaaaagggggtagggcattttcatatttagctccaaagctttggaattgccttccagacagtgttcggggagcagacacgttTTCCcagttcaaaagtagactcaaggcGCATcactttaatctggcatacacgtaactcatcccataacctcatactccagtacacctatcctgaatggcaactaagccaattctctccatctgttctgtatttttctacccatcccgaggcatcaggagattgtgccagcttcagtagacaaaggccaaccctgtgacgtttctaaggcatccagagaaggaccagctccagctggattctgctatatgatggttggagctacacatgctgctcctgtgcttccagtgacctagaccccatctgccctctgcacctactgactccctgtgctgaactggtcttcatgttaatttaaataacttctgttatattgaactttcacctgcacaacacacatgatgttatataatttctatctgttatcacccagatgaggatgggttccctgattgagtctggttcctctcaaggtttcttcctattgccatctcagggggtttttccttgctactgtcgccgtcacccttggcttgctcatcagagacatttcattcattcatctcattattatctagacacatttttctcacacatacacacttctaaatattttcttttctgaaaaattctttcatttttgtgaagctgctttgagacaatgaccattgttaaaagcgctatataaataaaattgaaatgaattgaaTACTACTGTACTATCCATTTCCATGACCTGAGGTTAACAGTGGTGTTTCTGCCCGGGGGGAGAATTGACTCGTTTAACTTCTTAGGACTCTGATAAAGAGGAAAATATGTTTGCACAATAACAGAGTATTTCACCTTCACATAAATCCATGGTTGGCTTTacactaaaaaacgctgggttgttttttctacccaagcgctgggttgcctctgttgggtcatttttctgggttcttttcagagagttgggtagtttttgtgtaactgctgctgggttgaagtttgattggcccctcccccaaagttcaccggtacagtatattcagcggctgtcagtcagagcttcgttcctctcttgagctcccacaccgctgatgatggttcatttaagggaaaatgacgttaaatacaaggtctgtatacacatgttcactcacgtataactgaaaaattattactatatgtgagatttattactgttaccgtgttaaggttacacttaaactttcaggctggtctgaggtgataatttagctgaaaatagctgctatagttagccaaagaaccccacctgtgtatgaaGGAAAcagataagatgtctgagctttttagctttctctgtagaatgtttgcagggtgacgaaactgtaactgtagtattagcatgacgctagcatttagttaggttgatagcgttagcaaccacattaacattagaactttattaatctcactgtttgagacaataaaatgctggggtgttacaaaacactaatcctctcacaaatatacacacctgctaaccctcccgtttttcactagctagtaatttactccgcggtcaaaagtcgcccgcggtcatttctcccgagttataacaatattttacaccttttcccctttggcaagtatgcAAAAATGACGGCTGCATGTAagataaccaggtagccctctttaaccaaagttgcttgtgactcagactaaattaactatcagtcagctgtatagataactactagatggaagtattaatatttgggtgattgtaatgtgccagtattaccccagctatgacaatgcatttcctcggtaattagcttaaaatcaatgcagaccacaagatcaactagtctgactaatatatatatatatatgagctttatcccaaaagccatgcttaattttgcttattttatttttggtagtagctgtctccatgtttttgtttcaggttacctataccctagctttgtaattttttttatttattgatagtcttattcagtttattctttgttattcaacaaatgtttaactttctttcatttctttctaaggttggcaccaacatggtggaatacctccagcaggctgaagtgtcaaggccgtaccctacatcctgacgttgggagataatgaccagcgctgctctcaggcattcgtcattctggtgggaggctctggagcaatgcacactacccAACAGaattaacccaacattccagttaaaatgaaccaacatctgggtagaacatttgaccaatttatgtggtagaattaacccaggattatagttaaatatgacccagcatttgggttgaatatttaactcattttgctgggttaaattaacccagcatgtagttagtccaatagttatccagcagctgggttaaaaacaacccagattgagTTGTTtgtaacccagcattttttagggtgtttGGATTTGGTTTTGGCCCAGTGCTGGTGTTCAGAGGTTTCAGAGAAGGTTATTTTTCATTTGCTCTCATCTGCATGAGAACTATAGGTAATGCTTTTGTCCAAAATTTTATCCACAAATTTTTTGTCCAAAAAATGAATGTTTCAGTGTGCCATTTCTCTTTCTACTGCTCCCCCAATAGCAAGGATTAGGAGCTAcaataaaagcagcaggaatTGAACCTTTTCACAATCATGGTGTAAAGCCATACTATAACCAAAAGACAACCATGCCACTTTGGCTAGTAAGGCAATAATTACACCACACAGTCTAATAACACACCCTCTAAATAACACACAATTCAGAGAAACACACTAGAAAGACACACTCCAAGGGGGGATCGAACACCAGACAGGTGTGAGGCTACAGTACTAATCACTACATCACCATGCAACCTATGTTCGATActagttaaataaaaacatcattatGGTATTTAAGTTTTTTGCTGGCAAAAGCAATgattacattttacataaagtGTCTGCAAACATGGCAATATTTTGCTGATTTAACCCActcctttttttaatcaactgTGATTGTCTAAAAACTGGTACCACTGATTACTGCTAATTATGTGTACATACAAATAGGTACTGGCACACAGAgcgtaacctgagctcaggtgTCAAACTGAGTCCCTACCCCATTATCACCCGCATGGAATGGATGCCTGGAATAATAAGAAATGTCTCGTTTTTAATACACCATTGCTGAAAAAGGATAACTCCTGATGTAAATTGTCTGATTGTCTGATGGCAACATTTATATTCATTTCAGCCAGGATACAGTTTTGTCCAGGAGGGGTGTACAATACATGAGATATTGTGTATTGTTACTATACTTAAGCATTATTTTTGTGCATTAATACTTttcttaataattatataataataataatgataatgatgatgatgattgcaTCCAGTCAAGTTCATGAATGTAGAAGAATCTGTTAAGGATCGTGCCAATTAATCCCTGACAATGACCTTTATAATGTTACACAGTGTAATTGGCACTAGAGCGAACTGTGTGTTTGGGGATGTATAATCTACTTGAGGATGAGCAGTCCTGGCACAAATGAACCTTAGTTTCAGTATTCTGCACTAAGCAATGACATTATGACATTATCTATTTATGACTGTTTTCTCGTGCTTATTGTACAGGGTGTCCCTAGAAATTGCCATAATTTCATAGTCTAACAACATGGCCAATTCTCGCTCAAATTATCTCAAATTTTAATGAGATGGgtaaagttaaatgttttactttttttgtttattttatatttttttacttttttgttttacagtaatGGGGCTATGTGAAAGGGCTGGTCTTTATCTCCCCTCTTCCTTGAAACATTGAGGCACTGGAGAATGGTTTGCAAGATATGCTACAACATAATTGGTAGGAGCTGGACTACTGAATTTATGTGTCTTGTCACAGGCATGTTAAACATTTGTGAAGCTTTTTAAAGTCTgttataaaatctatattagtttaaatatgttgttgaaattttgatgaataaattttatttttcaacatgaaaatgattttattttataaaatttaatttcatttcgtTTGCCTACGACCAGTTATAATATTGTGTTACTGATTGTATCCTGATAAAGTAATCAGGTCTAGATAAGGCTTTTGTGGTGTTCATGATTTTTTCCTTACATTGTAGCTGGGCCATTCTAAGCAATGACCGCATTTACAAGGTTAGTCAAATGCAGCAATTCAAAACGTAAAtaaaaaacgaaacaaaaaacgaaaagataacaggggtccgttcttcgtacgtcgcttgacacatccgagatgaactgacacatctaagatgagatcatcgtgctaattacaatctggctaagttggttcttcgagcacacctgttgttgatgattagtatagctgaattgtctaggattattgcgcggttgtgcgttggtttaaaaggcgatatgcatcgacagtagaaacactgatcacaagccctctgattggttgatgaaatggaaaaagagcggctcaattttttttgtaacgtgtcataacgtgttatgcgctgaaatgccccactgccatggattgcccccctacgtaatcgctatcaaatattatattagaacataaattcataagtttatggtttacaaattacaaattacatgagacaataaaataaaataagcaatatgaaaataaatatgttgtacatgaaaaaaatagaaatattatgtatacttttatattgtttataaaagagcagtatgtatataatatttgatagcgattatgtgtgtgtgtgtgtgtgtggggggggggggggggtccatggcagggggcatatacttttctttttccacgttaGTCAgttgtgctctttaaccaatcagatgtgacctcgccatttcaaccaatcataacccaccaggagcgcaggctaaatcctgtttacatgaaataaacctgctcccgagcaggttcaagcttgcggatatgttgctatgacaacaaatgctagaagcgcatcgaagaacgaaacaatccaagatcaggacaaatccacaacaatcaaatccagctaactgagttagcgacgtacgaagaacggaccccagatCACAAGCtctagtaaaaaaaacagtaaacaaacacaaaaccacTACAAATCACGAGCAATCAAAAGCCACAACGACCAATCAAAAGCGAGCCGAGGGCGGGCTCATGAGAGTTGTCACtcgctgaccaatcagattgctcgCAGGTGTAGCTGCATTTTGCTGCCAGGTAACGAgctctttaaaatttaaatgtaagcaCGGTATTGTTTTAGCTTGGTTTAAACTGGTTTATTAGAGTCACGAGTCGGCTGTGTTTCATTTACTGTCGCCCTGAGGCTCTTATACGAGTTCCTGACCTTTATTAGTAAAGAAACGAGAGAGATGTCCAGTTTTCGGCCAGCGGTGTTGGAGCTGCGAGGGGAAATTTCTCCCCTCGGCGTCCGCGCAGGAGCGTGCGTCGTAGTCTTTTCGGACCTGTCGATCACGACGAGCTTCAACGGGACATCGAAGAGAAGCTGCGCGAGGTCTCCGAAAATGATCATCACCGGTGGAATTTTAACTTCGCCTCCGGGACGCCGCTGCTCGGCGACTACGAGTGGGAGGGAGCGGCGGTGGAGGCGACGCCGGTGTTTTATCAGGTGGCGGTCCGAGTAAGGAAACAGAGGGCTAATTCTCAGCAGGTTAAGCCGCACACACAGTCTCCGAACCGGGAGAACTGCGCTCGGAGCGACGCTGCAAAACCCAGAGCAGTTTCTTGCGAGGGCACGCGCACAGGAGGAAAGCCAGGCTGCCCGAGGATGAAGCAAGCACGCGCACAGTTTACTACATCTCCATGCTGTGTTACAGGTGGGAGAAAAGTTTagcaatactactactactactaataataataatccatcaTGTTATGGTTaacttgtcaaaaaaaaaaatctcgttGCCCTTTTGCAGGATTTCCTGTCAAGCGAAGGAAGAAACTCGGACCTAAGAGCGTGTCTGAAAAACCCCTCAGCTCTCTCTCCTCCGAGCAAACGCCACGGACACGACTCCGGTGAAGGTACACAAGCAGATTATCAAAaattaacgttttttttttttttttttaaagaaacctcTTAGCGACCAGCTAAATCTATAAGTAAGATTTAAATTTACATGGTGTCATTGTGAAACAAACACTCTAAATTTACATTTGTTGTGTTTAATTTATTCCTAGATCTCAAACAGGTTAACTGGTGAAGAGTAGACATCCAGTACCCAGTCTCAGCCAAAGGTAAGTGCCATTTTCTCACTGCTTTTTCTTGTTAGCTGTTAGTTTTGCTAGTGCTGTTAGTCCAGTTAGCTCTTTTTTTGCCCTGTTAGCCCCAGAGGCACTGTTAGCTTTGCTAGCTCTGAGAATATTGTTTTGGTTTCGGACAGCCTGGAAAACCCTGCGCCGCCTGAGCCACGGCTGGTCCTGCTCACTGCACCCTCTACACCAGCATAGCAGAGGCCCTTTGCCCCGAGGATATGCTGCTGTCCTACCAACAGGGTTGGAGACCTGTGCGCTGCTTCCAACACTGGCTGTGAAAACATCCTACTTGCTCTGCCTCCTGGGTTCAATAAAATTAACTCAGTCGTACGGGTTTAAGGACTGTTTGCTTTGCCCGGGTTTAAAGACACTGTTTATTGTTGTGCATTGTGTTTTGTATGATTGGCAGAATTATCCTGATTCTTGGTTcctgtgtttgtttctgttttactAAATTTGAGTAAAGTCGTAACatctgcaattattattattccaattGTTTGTTGTATAGATAAAACTCACACTGTTGTTAAGGTTTGAGTGTTTTCTCCGCCTGTGTTTTTGGCGTTGTTTgtaattttgtacattttggtCTCGAATCAGTGACTAGATTTATTTAGTTCTTAGTTCTTGGTTACTTAAatttagttaataaaaataaagtcttAACATCTGCAATTATGCCTTGCCTGCATTATTCCAAACCTGACAAACTGCATAAAAACCTATGTGGTCAGTAATACCACAACAACAGACATACTGCTAAATAGATCAtatattagtttttaaaatattgcatgATTCCATTAAAGCGACTTTAATGatgaattatatacagtaatatagagATATGCAATGACTAATATAACaattacattttgtaaaaatggGCTCCCACTCTTTAGAGCAGCCAAAGGACACCTCTCCACATCTCCATTTTCTTTCCTGGGTTGTGACCATGTAGTGATGTACACCTGCTCCCGTCAAGCGGTTGTCAAAGCAAACCACATTATTCACACACAActaggcacttttttttttttttttttttttacactgaatgATCTTCCTGATACACAACACTCCCATTTCTTTTCCAACCAAATTTATTTGTCCATAAGAGGGACAACttctttgttaatttgttaaatgaaTTGAACAATGGTAATTTATTTACACTTTAACACTCACTGAAACAaagtttagaaaatgtaaaatattatggTTTTCATAGGCCAACATTTATTTAATCCCTTTCTAATTAGGTTTTCATGTGTATATGTAAAGAGAAACATTGGGTGCCCCTACACAATTAAACTTTTTTGTGTATAATATTCATActgaacattttatattttaccttGTGTATGATTAACATACGCAcaatttatttagaataactaACGCTTCACTATTAATCACCAAACAAGCTGAGCAATTAAATAATCACAGAAAGCTGCAATTTATTACTGTAAGCATTTATGTACAGTTTAGCAATGATTTgctaatttgtttcattttcaatACTTTTGAGGTTGAAATTAAACATTGTTAAAAATCCTCTTAAtgtggcagcacggtggttgaatggttagcactgttgccttgcagctccagggtccgggttcgattcccgtctctgtgtgcatggagtttgcatgctcttcccccgtgtttggtgggtttcctccgggtactccggtttcctcccacagtccaaagacatgtagattaggctaattggcgttcccaaattgcccgtagtgtgtgaatgagagtgtgaatgtgtgtgtgccctaagcctcctgggataggctccaggtccctgcgaccctagatgatgagtgagtgaagagGTGCTGATCAGGTGGGTCAgtgtaagagaaaaaaatatatagaaaaaaattttACAGTACCTGAAAGACCCTGGACAGTgccctggggtccgttcttcgtacattgctaactcagttagctggatttgattgttttggatttgtcctgatcttggattgtttcgttctttgaTGCACATCttgcatttgttgtcatagcaacatgtctGTTAGCTTGAACCTGTtcggaagcaggtttatttcatgtaaacaggatttaggctgcgctccgggttatgattggttgaaatggcgaggtcacatctgattggtttaAAAGTACgactgacgcggactgactcacgtgggataagaaaagtatcttgcatatatatctatatataaataattgctataaaatattatattagaacataaattcggggccaggggtagctcagtggttaaggccttggactacggttcggaagatcccaggttcaaaccccataaccaccaggttgccactgttgggctcttgagcaaggcccttaaccctcaactgctcagatgtataatgagataaaaatgtaagtcgctttggataagagcgtctgccaaatgccctaatgtaaatgtaaattcataggtttattattatcaaatatgatattacaaTTCTTGTAAatcctaggcacgagacagccgccaagaccattaatacaaattcttgtatattgtttattttgtaacacattaatTTTTCAGGGCTTtgtcataaatatgcaaataaatatttatatataataaaatatttttcttatgaAAAATTGGAcaaaactaatttaattataaaataaacaatataaaagtattgtttcatgtatttgaaaaaaaaatagttttatatttttccacatacaacatatatatattttcatattgcttattttattttattgtctcctGTAGTTTGtcaaccattaacctatgaatttatgttctaatataatatttgatagcgattatgtgtgtgtgtgtgggggggggggggggggggatccaATGCAGGGGGCATTTAAcacatgttacaaaaaaaaaaataaattaagctcactcttttgccatttcgtcaaccaatcggaggggtTGTGAttagtgtttctactgtcgacgcatatcgccttttaaaccaacgcacaaaCGCACAATAAGCTATACttatcatcaacaacaggtgtgctcgaaccaacttagccagattgtaattagcacaatgatctcagttcatctcggatgtgtcaagcgacgtacgaagaacggacccctggtgcttaaacaatacaacacacaataaactattatttcattactttaaaaaccCCCTATTATGCTGATcttaaggttgctaatattgcttaataagtctcttaaaacaggtttacatatatgcaaggtcaaaaaacgctttaattttctccaaaaatagatttaattttaccgcATTTCTATATGATTcgaaacgactcgtgtgaagcagttcgaagattcagtctgtctaaacccctcttTTTCGTGTGCCCTCAccgctgtgattggtcagatggcggccctttatgattggtctaccgctacagcgtgtgttggaaaaacgaaacgcccatgaGCATAACTGAatgacggctctggagacccgttaatacatagaaaaggtggtgtcggttttaccgtgtaattaccgtgtaattttatattaactgtggctacaaaaatcgaggggtcttttatctttgtgtcggtgttgcgttaaaaggccggtgagcaaaagggacaaacacaaacaagtagataaagcaaacgtgtattatacaaaactaaatcaagtaaacgaaaaaggtgcaccacaaccaaaaaaagatataaccaatatttacaaactatatatatataataaacggtatgtttatgtaaacgcgagtgagtggaaaatgtctgaagtccatgtttattgtatgtgtgttatccgaGGTATACCaagtatggttcggtct
Proteins encoded:
- the LOC128513446 gene encoding cyclin-dependent kinase inhibitor 1B-like, which codes for MTAFTRNERDVQFSASGVGAARGNFSPRRPRRSVRRSLFGPVDHDELQRDIEEKLREVSENDHHRWNFNFASGTPLLGDYEWEGAAVEATPVFYQVAVRVRKQRANSQQVKPHTQSPNRENCARSDAAKPRAVSCEGTRTGGKPGCPRMKQARAQFTTSPCCVTGFPVKRRKKLGPKSVSEKPLSSLSSEQTPRTRLR